A single Muntiacus reevesi chromosome 9, mMunRee1.1, whole genome shotgun sequence DNA region contains:
- the TRAPPC4 gene encoding trafficking protein particle complex subunit 4 encodes MAIFSVYVVNKAGGLIYQLDSYAPRAEAEKTFSYPLDLLLKLHDERVLVAFGQRDGIRVGHAVLAINGVDVNGKYTADGKEVLEYLGNPANYPVSIRFGRPRLTSNEKLMLASMFHSLFAIGSQLSPEQGSSGIEMLETDTFKLHCFQTLTGIKFVVLADPRQAGIDSLLRKIYEIYSDFALKNPFYSLEMPIRCELFDQNLKLALEVAEKAGTFGPGS; translated from the exons ATGGCGATTTTCAGTGTTTATGTGGTGAACAAAGCTGGCGGCCTTATTTACCAGTTGGACAGCTACGCCCCACGGGCCGAGGCTGAGAAAACGTTCAGCTACCCGTTGGATCTGCTGCTTAAGCTGCACGACGAGCGTGTGCTGGTAGCTTTTGGCCAGCGAGACGGCATCCGGG TGGGCCACGCAGTGCTGGCTATCAATGGTGTGGACGTGAATGGCAAGTATACGGCCGATGGGAAAGAGGTGCTGGAGTACCTGGGCAACCCTGCTAACTACCCAGTGTCCATTCGATTCGGCCGCCCTCGCCTCACCtccaatgagaagctcatgctGGCCTCCATGTTCCACTC GCTGTTCGCAATCGGCTCCCAGCTGTCTCCTGAACAGGGCAGCTCAGGCATTGAGATGCTGGAGACAGATACATTCAAACTGCACTGCTTCCAGACACTGACAG GGATAAAGTTTGTGGTGCTGGCGGATCCTAGGCAGGCTGGGATAGATTCTCTTCTCCGAAAAATTTATGAGATTTACTCAGACTTTGCCCTGAAGAATCCATTTTACTCCCTGGAAATGCCCATCAG GTGTGAACTGTTTGACCAGAACCTGAAGTTAGCCCTTGAGGTGGCAGAGAAGGCTGGAACCTTTGGACCTGGGTCTTAG
- the RPS25 gene encoding small ribosomal subunit protein eS25, whose product MPPKDDKKKKDAGKSAKKDKDPVNKSGGKAKKKKWSKGKVRDKLNNLVLFDKATYDKLCKEVPNYKLITPAVVSERLKIRGSLARAALQELLSKGLIKLVSKHRAQVIYTRNTKGGDAPAAGEDA is encoded by the exons ATG CCGCCCAAGGACgacaagaagaagaaagatgCCGGAAAGTCGGCCAAGAAAGACAAAGATCCAGTGAACAAATCTGGGGGCAAGGCCAAAAAGAAG AAGTGGTCCAAAGGCAAAGTTCGGGACAAGCTCAATAACCTAGTCTTGTTTGACAAAGCAACATATGACAAACTCTGTAAAGAAGTTCCCAACTATAAGCTTATAACTCCAGCTGTTGTCTCTGAGAGACTGAAGATTCGTGGTTCCCTGGCCAGAGCAGCCCTTCAGGAACTCCTTAGTAAAG GACTTATTAAACTGGTTTCAAAGCACAGAGCTCAAGTGATTTACACCAGAAACACCAAGGGTGGAGATGCCCCAGCTGCTGGTGAAGATGCATGA
- the CENATAC gene encoding centrosomal AT-AC splicing factor, with protein sequence MAPAQRCPLCRQTFFCGRGHVYSRKHQRQLKVALERLLPQVEAARKAVRAAQVERYVPEHERWCWCLCCGCEVRKHLSHGNLTVLHGGLLEHLASPEHKKATNKFWWENKAEFQMKEKFLISPQDFARFKKSMVKSLDSYEEKEDEVIKEMAAQIREVEQSRQEMIRSVLEPQTVPDPEEGSSAPGSRKGTNSQVASTSQQPSYLNLPPAPELDWMETGQPLTFIGHQDTPGIGNIHSGATPPWMVQDEDYSSGNQQIGPSYEEFLKEKEKQKLKKLPPDRVGANFDHSSSTSAGWLPSFGRVWNNGRRWQSRHQFKTEAAARNKQQSHKGKKLMAS encoded by the exons ATGGCGCCCGCGCAGCGTTGTCCTCTTTGCCGCCAGACTTTCTTCTGCGGTCGCGGGCACGTCTACAGTCGCAAGCACCAGCGGCAGCTAAAGGTGGCTTTGGAGCGACTCCTGCCGCAG GTGGAGGCCGCCCGCAAGGCCGTTCGCGCCGCCCAGGTGGAGCGTTACGTGCCCGAGCACGAGCGATGGTGCTGGTGCCTGTGCTGCGGCTGTGAGGTGCGGAAACACCTGAGCCACGGAAACCTGACCGTGCTGCACGGGGGGCTGCTGGAGCATCTGGCCAG TCCAGAGCACAAGAAAGCAACCAACAAATTCTGGTGGGAAAACAAGGCTGAGTTCCAGATGAAAGAGAAGTTTTTGATCTCCCCCCAGGACTTTGCTCG aTTCAAGAAATCCATGGTGAAAAGTCTGGATTCCTATGAGGAAAAAGAGGATGAAGTGATTAAAGAG ATGGCAGCTCAGATCCGAGAGGTGGAGCAAAGCCGGCAGGAGATGATTCGGTCTGTCTTAGAG CCTCAGACAGTGCCAGACCCAGAAGAGGGCTCTTCAGCACCTGGAAGCCGGAAAGGGACTAACAG ccaAGTAGCCTCCACCTCACAGCAGCCCTCATACTTGAACCTGCCACCAGCCCCAGAGCTTGACTGGATGGAGACAGGACAACCTCTGACATTCATTGGTCATCAG GATACACCAGGAATTGGGAATATACACTCAG GTGCCACACCTCCCTGGATGGTCCAAGATGAGGACTATAGCTCTGGGAACCAACAAATAGGACCATCCTATGAAGAGTTTCTTAAAGAAA aggaaaaacagaaactgaagaagCTCCCACCAGACAGAGTTGGGGCCAACTTTGACCACAGCTCCAGCACCAGTGCTGGCTGGCTGCCCTCTTTTGGCCGGGTCTGGAATAATGGACGCCGCTGGCAATCCAG gcaTCAATTCAAAACTGAAGCTGCAGCAAGAAACAAACAGCAGTCACATAAAGGAAAAAAGCTAATGGCTTCCTGA
- the FOXR1 gene encoding forkhead box protein R1 yields the protein MGNESFLAFTTSHLPLAEQNLARYKLRIVEPPMLPLGKKPSPDKDGPDFEPNLWMWIDPNIMFPFGKLEVPEPSKGKNLTTTATSLQPVPKEDFAKCPEATEVESLSPPGDQSPPWKRFATSPSNWELTEEEEAEDQDDRSSVALPSSHKPAALQSRRLRQANSQERRPWSRPPLNYFHLIALALRNSAPCGLNVQQIYSFTRQHFPFFRTAPEGWKNTVRHNLCFRDSFEKVPVGMQGGARSRPRSCLWKLTDEGHRRFAEEARALASTRLERIRQCMSQPDVMSSLFDL from the exons tTGCCAGATATAAACTCCGAATAGTTGAGCCACCAATGCTACCTCTGGGGAAAAAACCCAGCCCTGATAAAGATG GTCCAGATTTTGAGCCCAACCTGTGGATGTGGATAGACCCCAACATCATGTTCCCCTTTGGAAAGCTGGAGGTCCCAGAACCCAGTAAGGGGAAGAATCTGACAACCACAGCTACCTCCCTTCAGCCAGTCCCAAAAGAAGACTTTGCCAAATGCCCGGAGGCCACAGAGGTGGAGTCACTGTCGCCTCCTGGAGACCAATCTCCCCCTTGGAAGCGGTTTGCCACCTCCCCCAGCAACTGGGAG CTCACAGAAGAGGAGGAGGCCGAGGACCAGGATGACCGCTCCTCTGTGGCTCTCCCATCCTCTCACAAACCGGCCGCCCTCCAGAGTCGGAGGCTTCGGCAAGCCAACAGCCAGGAGAGGAGGCCCTGGTCCCGGCCCCCTCTCAATTACTTCCACCTAATTGCACTGGCATTAAGAAACAGTGCCCCCTGTGGCCTCAACGTGCAACAGATCTACAGTTTCACTCG ACAACATTTCCCCTTTTTCCGGACGGCTCCTGAAGGCTGGAAGAATACTGTGCGTCACAATCTCTGTTTCCGAGACAGCTTCGAGAAGGTGCCGGTTGGCATGCAGGGTGGGGCACGCTCACGGCCCCGATCGTGCCTCTGGAAGTTGACTGACGAGGGACACCGCCGCTTTGCAGAAGAGGCCCGTGCCTTGGCCTCCACCCGGCTGGAAAGGATCCGACAGTGCATGAGCCAGCCAG atGTGATGTCCTCCCTCTTTGACCTTTAG